In the Selenihalanaerobacter shriftii genome, TACAGTTTAAGGGCGAGAAAAATAATTGATTTAATCTCGGTTCTCAGCTCTCCCGATTCTCTGTAATTTAATCAACTATTTTATTCCCTATCATTACTTTTAAAATTATTTATTGCTTCATTGTAAAATTAACTTGAACTAATAAAAAATTAATAAAAAAATGCCCATAGTGGACCAAACTGTAATATAATTAAATCACCACAAAATAAAAACATTACAGGAGGGTGCACACTATGGACTACTTAAATAATACACCAAAATCTCGAAAAAATAAACACCTAAATGCTTATGAGCGTGGTCAAATTGCATTATTACATTCCGAAGGAATGTCTGCTTATGCTATTGCAAAACGCTTAGGTAGAGCTTCTAATACGATTAGAAACGAGTTAAAGCGTGGCACAGTTTCTCAAATTAAAG is a window encoding:
- a CDS encoding helix-turn-helix domain-containing protein, coding for MDYLNNTPKSRKNKHLNAYERGQIALLHSEGMSAYAIAKRLGRASNTIRNELKRGTVSQIK